Part of the Uloborus diversus isolate 005 chromosome 2, Udiv.v.3.1, whole genome shotgun sequence genome, gcaccatcaaaatttgggggtgggggatttaaaaagcttttgttatttatttatccaAATGtacttataaatttattttttatttaaattattttcttttatttcatcccgttaatattttatttaattttttgtttgttttgtgtgtgtgtgtatatgtcattggcatagcacagaacttttcaaataaaataataataataattaaaaataaataaataaataataaatacaaaaattttaaaaaaaataattaaaaaagagagctaaaaataaaaaagggaaagaaggttgaaaaaaaatttagggagaatttgcaccattgaacttggggaAGATAGGCACCCCTGCCCAGATATAACCAATGAAATGTTGCATTGGTGACTGACTGCCCTACAATATTCCTTTAACTAAATATCAAATTTGTTGAATAGTTAGGAAGAGACAGTGCTTTTAAAGGTATATACTTTTCATGCAACTTTTGAGTAGTGGACATACATTCTAAAATGCATCAAGggtaaaagtaaataaatcacTAATATTTAATTGCTAAGTAATATTTTATCTAGAATAATTTGATTtacttaatgataatttttatactAATATTTGATGATGAATTTTTACAAACGAGAAAAATGGCAGAATACCACATTATTATAATTGCAATTCAGCTAGGCAATTATTCAGTTGTGATTTTTAAGTTACATAAATAAGGtgttattttcaacaaaaatgatgaaaaatatgtCAAACACAAATTGTTTGCCTATAACACAGGGAATAAATCCATCATGAAATGCAAAACAAAGTTTCACACCATGtaaataaacaatgaatacattatACTTTAGCaggtaataaattaattttagccaAAAATTGATCCATCTCATTCAAATATTCGCTTTGGTACTTATACATATGACTCACATGCTTGGAATCTTTCCAGCATTTGGCTCGGACATCCACCCCTCTAACTTGCCAATTCTCCATCACTAACTGATTGCCTACAGGATTCCCGACTTTATCGGCTTCAGAGAAAAAGAACAAGGCAGGACATCTGAGAGGGgtgttgtgaaaattttttgaagacctTAGATAATGTTTGGTTGCAACATTATACATGAGCGACATGTGTGATGAAACATACCATTCCAGTACTTTTATCGTAAGGGGATTTTTCGACAAGGCCCTGGGAAATCCAGTTGGTATTCCCTCTATATCTACCGCACTATCGAGAATGACGCCGCTTATTTTCGAAGCAATACTTTGATATTTGTCTTTGAGCTCGCGCATTTTTACGAACATTTCACCCATCAAATATCCCCCGACGGAAAATGCGTGAACAACAATGTTGCCATATTGGTTATTTTCATTCACATAGTCCAGGATGTTCTTAGCAGTAACCTGGGAACCAGACACAGGAAATAGCAAATCTTTCGGAGCCATGTTAACAGTCAATACATCGAATCCTCTTGTCAGATACAAAGACCTGAACTTGTCAATGTGAGATTCTTTGGCCATCATCCATGATAAAATGATAGCcaaaggtttttctttcttttcacctGAATTATCATTTACGCTGAGTTGCATATTTTTTCTCACAGTTTGAGTATGTAGTTTACACACAGCTGGGTGTAAGGATAGCACAGGAGCAATAGTctgaaaaagcacaaaaaaaagaaagccaCTGAATATGCATACCCACAGTACTAACACATAAAATGAATCCAATAAGAATAAGATTGCAGCACTATATATGCATCTATTCCACATGTTGCAACTATTTTTTACCCCTTTTGACAGCATTTCAATGGCTTTCTGAGCCATcccatggggtgggggggggggggcttgtatcTAACAAAAGAACTTGATTGCCAAACATATTAAAGTGTAAGATGATTTATCCTTGGTAATATTTCGAGTAAAAGGACCATACTAAGCTAGAATTCTTCTAGTGAAAAGTTATTCATTGTTTCTAatcattctaaaaaatatttttatttttgtatttatcttACTCATTTATTCTCCATCAAAGTGTGAAGATGTTACAGATGATCCTTTATCTGATGATTATGATCCTTTCCACTGACAAACTAAACAAGCattaaatgaggaaaaaaataaatatggaagTTTTCTTTACTCGTCATGTTATAGCAGTAAACTCTGTTTGATTACTTTTTAAACATTGTATTATAAGCTTATAACATCATTATTACATATATacattcattaaaatatatatactatatacagGGCATTTTTAACATCTCTACATgcgttttgcattaaaaatcgGAAATATGCCTCAAAAATTTAGTTATGCATATTTTCATGATTTGTATTAAAGGCAAAAACATTGACatgatgaaaaagaaagaaagaaaaaacagttttatttttttaaactacattttattttcctattttttaagcaaaaaatattcaacattctAAATGTTGAACTCAAAATAGTGCACATTTCTGTTTTACCTgccataattatttttaaaccttaGAAAGTTAGTTTTTATATGGTGCAGCTCATTATTATGCTCTACATTTTACCCCTCAAAAATGAGTTTTACACCCCTTAAAAATCAAAAGAGTACTttcactttgaaaaaacttcaattATATCTCTGGTTTATgctttgtaaagaaaaaaaaaacagtacataaTACAAAAAAACCTCTGAGCGGCCGCCCCTCCCTAAGATATCAGCCGTTCAGAGGGGGTGGCAGttttaaagggttttcgttacagttCAATATAATTTCTATAACACATAATCTAAGCAAGTCGAACACATAAAATGAAGCTTGAGACTTTTCTAAAGAGGTAAtagtcatttttaattttctctaacaattgttttcaaattagtttttcagTTTAAAACGTGAACCTCTAACCATTTCATTTGTCATCCAAACTTCAGATGGCTTTAGCTATCATCCCCAAAATCACTTCACTTGAAAGTTTAGCTTGCTGACAATTACAAAAATTGATTGTCTAAGGCCAAATTAAGTCTCTGAATGGCAGAAACATTTATTTGttgtaaaaacattaatattgCTCACAGCAAATTGATCAGTTACGATAAATCaatcttaaattaatattaaatgcgATTGAAAAATGTTCCTTTTCGCAGAATTCTTAGCCAGAAGACCCTTCTCTCACTGCTGTTTAGTGCTGGAAAGAATTTGCAATCCTACTTTAATTCTCTTATCGATTTTCCACGCTCATATTGCTCAGAACTTCAATACATTGTTTGAGATTCGTAAAAAGGATCTTCGACAGAGTTGTTTGCAAACCCAGATCACACACAAATACTAACTAACTAATAAAATAAGCGTGAGtgatgtttttactaaaaaattatcgGAATTCATTAACAGCCAGAAACACTTCCGTTTGAACTGAAAGGCTGTTGAATTAGAAAGAGGAAATGAATGGAAGCATCCTCCCAGCGGCCATTCAGAAGAGTTGGATGGCCGTTGCTAgggatgttttcaaaataaagtcCATGGGCCAAAAAATCTACGCAATAAAATTGGCCGTTAAGAGGGGTGACCGCTTAAGACAGATAGCTGGCTCGAAGAGGTTTCACTGCATAATAAAAGATAGAAAGCTGAACCTGATATTActaaagttaaataatttttaacaatgaaGTGCACATTAGAGAATGTGTTCAgtgaatgtttaaattttaagcagAGGAAAAGACATCCAAAActttttggatgaaaataaatgacttttttaTGTCTAAATAAAAGTAGTTaagattattttcaaaagtttgttCCAAAATTTTGTATGTTTCAGTTCCTGTttcaaacaataataacaattgacaatttaatctttttttgtttacataaataaatgtatttcaaaagtataAGGAATGTTTTAACTTATACTAATACAATACGTTAAAAATTGTCaaacaaaaatgtaattacattttgAAGCTTTTGATGAAGTATCAT contains:
- the LOC129217819 gene encoding transmembrane protein 53-like, coding for MTLFLRQFHIISSLKSSPDKELLPFYKTIAPVLSLHPAVCKLHTQTVRKNMQLSVNDNSGEKKEKPLAIILSWMMAKESHIDKFRSLYLTRGFDVLTVNMAPKDLLFPVSGSQVTAKNILDYVNENNQYGNIVVHAFSVGGYLMGEMFVKMRELKDKYQSIASKISGVILDSAVDIEGIPTGFPRALSKNPLTIKVLEWYVSSHMSLMYNVATKHYLRSSKNFHNTPLRCPALFFFSEADKVGNPVGNQLVMENWQVRGVDVRAKCWKDSKHVSHMYKYQSEYLNEMDQFLAKINLLPAKV